In the genome of Micromonospora sp. Llam0, the window GTCGCCGAGGTCGTCGACGGTGCGTACACCGGTCGGCTGGCCGGCGAACTGATGCACGGCCCGGCGAAGGCCGAGGCGATCGTGCAGCTTGCCGCAGTCGAAGGGCTCGAGCTCGCCCGCTGCAGCGCGTACAGCGACTCCGCCAACGACCTGCCGATGCTCACCGCCGTCGGACACCCGGTCGCGGTCAACCCGGACACCGCGCTGCGCCGCCAGGCGCGGGACCGGGGCTGGCAGGTCCGGGACTTCCGGACCGGTCGCAAGGCGGCGCGGATCGCGGTACCGTCGACGGTCGCCGCCGGTTTCCTGGCCGGCGCGGTGACGGCTGGCCTGGCCATCCGCCGCCGCCGGGCAACCGGCTGACCAGGACAGCGGCATCCGGCCCACCCGGGTCGCGACGCCGGCATCGGATCAGGAAGGCATCGGTGTGACGGTCACCGCACGCCCGGTCGAGTCGACCGGGGCGCCCAGCCACCCGCCGGGTCGGCACCGCCGCCACCGTCCATGGCACCTGGCCGGGCTGGCCGGGGCGCTGGCAGCCACGGTCCTGCTGGTCGTGTTACCGCAGGCTGGCCCGACGACCAGCGCGGACGAGCCGGGCCGGCTGCGTACCGTCGCCGAGGTCTGGCCGGCGGCCGAGATCACCGAGGTATCCGCCAACCTCGCCGACGGGCCGGCGTACAGCCCGGTGCTCTTCCTCGACGGCGCCACCTCGGTCGGCACCGCGCCGAGCCCGGACGGCACCGCCCTGCGGCTCGTCGTGCGGGCAGCCGACGGGTCGGTACGGGAACTGCGCCGGCTCCCACTCGGCGCTACCCCGCAGTTCGGTGGGTTCACCACCGACGGGGGCACGTTGGCCTGGTCCGAGTCGGTCGCGGACGAGGACGGCCGAGGGCGGACCGAGATGTGGGCCGCCGGCCTGGCCGACGACGCCGAGCCACGCCGGCTCACCACCGACACCGGCGACGTGGTCTTCTTCAACTCGCAGTACGACATGGTGATCAACGAAGGCAGCCTGTACTGGGTCGCCGTGGCGCCCGGCACCGAACCGGCGACCGAACTGCGGTCGGTTCCGCTGGCCGGTGGCGAGGTGACCGTACGCACCGATCCGGGAGCCTGGGCGTTGTCCAGATGGCCGACGATGGTCAGCGCCGGCAGCGGCGAGACCGGCCCGATCCGGATCCGGGACCTGGTCGAACGCCGGATCACCGACGTCCCCGCCGGTCCGACCGAGCTGGTCACCTGCGGTCCCACCTGGTGCCGGGTACTGGTGCTGGCCGCGGACGGCCCGGGCCGCATCGACCTGATGCGCCCGGACGGTACGGACCGTCGGCGCATCGGCGACGGCACGGTGACCGCCAGCACCATCGACGTCGCCGTGCTGGACCGGTTCGAGGTGCTGTCGCTGTCGTCTGCGCCCACCTCACTGGCCAACTCGCAGCAGCTGATCGTTTACGATCTGCAACGCGACGAGGCGGTCGTGGTCAGCGACGACGTGGGCATGGTGCTCTGCCGGGGCGGTGTGCTGTGGTGGTCGGTCGGCGACGACAGCTCCGCGTCCTGGCAGGTGCTGGATCTGCGAAGCTTGACGGACTGACCGCTTGCCGGCCGGGCGGGCCCGGCCGGCCGGCTCACCGGCCGAACGGGTCCGGCCGGCGGTCCAGCAGCCGGTGCAGGGCCTGCTGGATCGTCTCCCGCACCTGGTCGGCCAGGTTGAACACGACCAGCGGGTCATCGGCGTGGTCGGCGAACTGGGTGGTCGGGATCGGCGGGCAGAACTCGATCAGCCACTTGCTCGGCAACGGCACCAGGCCGAGCGGCCCCAGCCACGGAAACGTCGGCGTCACCGGGAAGTACGGCAGGCCGAGCATCCGGGCGAGCGGGGCGATGTTCGCCAGCATCGGATAGGTCTCCTCAGCGCCGACGATCGCCACCGGAACGATCGGCGATCCGGTCCGGATGGCCGCCGAGACGAACCCACCCCGACCGAACCGCTGCAGCTTGTAGCGCTGCGAGTACGGCTTTCCGACTCCCTTGAAGCCCTCCGGGAAGACCCCGACCAGTTCCCCGCCACCGAGCAACCGCTCGGCGTCCGGGTTGCAGGCCACGGTGCCGCCGAACTTGCGGGTCAGTTCGGACAAAAACGGCAACCGGAAGACCAGGTCGGCGCTGAGCAGCCGCAGGTGCCGGTGCCGCGGATGCTCGTCGTGCAGGATCGCGGTGAGCACGGCGGCGTCCAGCGCGACCGTGCCGGAGTGGTTGCCGACCACGAGCCCGGCACCGTCCACCGGCAGGTGTTCGACCCCGGACACCTCGGTGCGGAACCACTCGCGGTAGAGCGCCCGCAGCACCGGCAGGAACACCCCTTCGGTGAGATCGGGATCGAAGCCGAACTCGTCCACCTCGTACTCGCCGGCCAACCGGCGGCGCAGGAACGCCAGGCCGGCGGCCACCCGCTGATCCCAGACGTCGCCGGGTCGGTCCGGCACGGTCATGCCAGTTCCCGCTGGTCACCGGCGTGGCCGGCGCGGACCCGGCGGATGCCGTCCAGGATCGCCTGCTCGGCGGCGGCCAGCCGGTCGCTGGCGAGCAGCGCCCCGTCCGAGTGGGCGCGCAGAAAATCGTCGAAGGCGGCCTGCGTCGACCGCGGTTCGAACCCGAACTCGCGGATCAACCGGGAGGTGTCGACCACCCGGCCGTGGACGAACAGGTCGATCTGGTCGAACCCGTAGCGCCCGACACCGAAGGCCCGGGTGACCCCGGCGGCACCGGACAGCCCCGGCTCCAGCACCGGTACGGCGACCCGGCCGGCCCGCCGGATCGCCTGGGAGAGGGTGAGCACGCCCGGACCGGCAACGTTGAAGGTGCCGGGACGATCCTCCACCACGGCCCGGTGCAGCACCTCGAGCGCGTCGTCGACGTGCACGAACTGCAGCCGGGGGTCCCGGCCGAAGACGGTCGGCACCAGCGGCTGGGCGAAGTAGCGGGTCAGACTGGTCTCGGCGGTGGAGCCGATGAACGGAGCGAACCGCAGCACGGTGGCGGTGACGTCGGGCCGACGGCGGCGGAAGCCGCGCACGTACGCCTCGATGTCCAGGATGTCGCGGGCGAACCCGCCGCGCGGCACCTCACGGGGCTCGGTGTCCTCGGTGAAGACCGCCGGATCGCGGAACGAGGCGCCGTACGCCGCCGTCGACGAACGCACCACCAGCTTGCGCAGACCGGACGCCCGCTGGCAGGCGGCGAGCAGCTGCATGGTGCCGATGACGTTCTGTTCCTTCATCGCGGCGCGGCCGCCGTACTGCTGGTCCGGTCCACTGACCACGGCCAGGTGCACGACGGCTGACGCGTCGAGGTCCGCGATGATGCCGCTGGCCGCGCCAGCGTCGGCGCGGACCTGGTCGACGTCGCGCAACAGATCCGCGAAGTCCGGCGCCGGTGTGGCGGTGTCCAGCCCGACGACCCGGCCGACCCGGGGGTCGGCGGCGAGTCGACCGGCGACCCGGGCACCGATGAATCGGCTCGTCCCGGTTACCACCACGGTCGGGGACCTCACCATGCGGCCCTCCAAGTGCCGGCGGGTGACCGGAGCGTTGCTGAGCCGGGCCTGGGCCCGGCCACGGTCACTTGCCGAGACGTCGACGCTGGACGCGGGTCTTGCGCAGCAGCTTGCGGTGCTTCTTCTTGGCCATACGCTTGCGGCGCTTCTTGACCACCGAGCCCATACGAAAGCCTTTCCAACGAACGTTCGGGTCGGCCCGTGCGCAGCGTGCGGTGTGGCTGACGCGTGGGCCGAACTGGACAACCGGCCGGGCCGGCGGGCGGACTCACCCGCGCATGCGACGGCACGGCCGGCGTCAAGCCTAGCCCGCGCGTGTCATCAGCACCAACGCGGCCCCGGCGCCAGCCGGGGGGACGCGTCGGTGCCGGGCGTCTCCGGATACCCGCTAGGCGGTCTCCCGGAAAGCCCCTCGCAGGTACTCGTGCACCGCGTGTTCCGGCACCCGGAACGACCGGCCGACCCGTACCGCGGAGAGTTCACCGGAGTGCACGAGTCGATAGACGGTCATCTTGGATACCCGCATCACCCTCGCCACCTCGGCGACGGTAAGGAACTTGACCTCCGACAGCCTGTCCTCGGACTGTGGTGATCCTGCCATGGTTCACCAATCCATCCCATTTCCCCGGCGCGTGCCGCCCGGCGGGACCCTTCCGCGCCGCGACGGGCAACGCACGTGTTACCAGTACGGTAACGGGGTCGCTGTGACCGGCGCGATCCGTTCCGTCATTTGATCCCTACGGCGGGGGGCCGACACCCGTACGGGCTACCGGCACGACGGCGGCGGGTGACGGCTCAGCCGACCGCCCGCCGGACGTAGTCGACGCACGCCTCCTGCAGGCCCTCCCAGGCTTCACCGAACTGCGTCCGGGCGGCCTCGTCGAGACCCACGCCGTCGTGCACCACGGCACGGAAGAACGCCAGCGTCCGCTCCTCACCGAACCGGTCGACCAGGTGCCGGACCGCCAGGTAGCCCACCCCGTACCCGGCACCGACCTGCCAGTCCTCGGCGTCCGCGGTCGGCTCGACGCTGCTCAGCGGCCCCTGCCAGTCCTGTTCCAGGACCAGCCGGCGGACGTCGTCCAGCCCTTCGTAGCGGACCACTGGCCGGCCGCCGGCCGCCGCGTGCTCCGCCAGTCCTTCGATCAGCCACCAGGCGGCCCGCTCCCGGTTCCCGCCGTCCGGCAGGGACGCGGCGTGGGTCAACTCGTGACGCAGCAGGTCCGGCCGGAGCACGTCGCGCAGGTTCGTGCCGTTGAGCACGATCTCGTAGTGTCCGCCGCCGACCGCCACCGCGTAGCCGGCAGTCCAGTCCGGACGGTTCCCGCCGTACCAACTGCCCCACTCGTCGGCGCCGGCGTAGAAGACCCGGTACCGGTCCGGGGCGGTGCCGGAGACCGCATACCGGTCCGCGACCGCTGCCGCCTCCTCGGCGTCGCGCAGCAGGTCGGACAGCAGATCCCGGTGCTGCGGGGTGGTTGCCACCAGGGTCCGGTTGCCGGTCGCGACGACCAGTTCACTGACCTCCCAGGGGCGGGGCCCGTCCTGCAGGGTCAGCGACGGCTCGACCGCGACGAGGCGCAGCCGTCCGCCCTCGGTGCTCCAGCGCTGACCAACCACCACCTCGCTGGTCTCGCAGGACGGCACCACGAAGCAGTGCTGGTAGCTGACCAGCAGCCGCCACTCGGTGCCGAGCGCCGCCGGGCCGGTCGGCACCGGGGCGGCCGGTGACGATGACGGGCCGGCAGTGACCGTCGCCGTCGGCGCGGTGGTGGCCGTCGGGGCGGCGGTCGCCGTGGCGGTCGTGGCGGTCGCCGTGGCCGTCACCGTGGCGGGCGGGGCGGGCGGGGCGGTCGGGGCGGTGGTCGGCGTGGCCGACCCGGTGGCCGCTGGCGTGGGCGCGGCGGTGGCAGTCGGGTCGAACTCGACCGGCAGCGTACTGACCGACGGGCGCCACGCCGTCACCTGCATCGCGCGCAGGGTCTTGAACTGGCGGGCCAGATCGTCGTGAGCGGCCGAGCCGGGTTCGGTGACCGCGAGGAACCCCCGTTCGTCGCCGGCGATCAACGCGGCGGCCTGCTGGTCGAGCAGGGCGTTGATCTGAGTACGCAGCCAGGCCTGGGTAGCGTCCGGCGGATCGCCCGGCACCGGGCTGGCCGGCGGGCCGGTCTGCGGGGTGACCGTCGGCTCGATCACCGGTGGTTCCGGGCTGGGCAATCGGTCGATCAGCGCCACCGCACCGACCACCGGCACGGCGCAGAACAACACCGTCGCGACGATGCCGAGCACCGGCCAGAGCGACCAGCGCCGCTCCGGCGGCGGGGTCACCGGGGCCGGCGCGGGATCCGGCCGATCCGGCTGGTCCGTTGACGACGACTCCGGCCGGTCCGATCCGTCGGACTCCGGCCGGTCCGCCGAACTGTCCGGCTCTCGCTGATCCGCCGATCCGTCCGGGTCCGGCTGGTCGATCGGTACGGAGTCCTGCCGGTCGGTCACCCGCCGAATGATACGGGGACCGGAACCAGCCCGGTCCAGCCCGGGTTGAGCGGCAGCACAGGGGTGCCGGCGTCAGTCGCGGGAGCGCAGCGCCCGGCCGAGAAACGCCACGTTGGCCGGGCGTTCGGCCAGCCGGCGCATCAGGTAGCCGTACCAGTCGGTGCCGTAGGGCAGGTAGACCCGCATGGTGTAGCCCTCCCCCGCGAGCCGGGCCTGTTCGGCCGGTCGGACCCCGTACAGCATCTGGAACTCGAACTCCTCCGGCGCCCGGTCGAACCAGCGGGCCCGGTCCTCGGCGATCGCGATCAGGCGCGGGTCGTGGGTGGCCAGCATCGGGTAGCCGGCGCCGGAGAACAGGATGTTGAGGCACCGTACGAAGGACTTGTCGACGTCGATCGCCGACTGGTAGGCGACCGACTCCGGCTCCGCGTACGCCCCCTTGCACAGCCGCACCCGGGAACCGGCGGTGGCCAGCTCCCGGCAGTCCGCCTCGGTACGCCGCAGGTACGCCTGCAGCACCGCACCGGTGGACGGATGGTCGGCACGCAGGGTCTGCAGAATGTCCAGGGTCGAGTCGGTGGTGGTGTGGTCCTCCATGTCGAGGGTGACGGTGCCACCGACGGCGGCCGCCGCCGCGCAGATCGCCCGGGCGTGCCCGGTCGCCGCCGGCTCGTCGAACCGCTGTCCGAGCGCGGAGAGCTTCACGCTGACGTCGGTGCCGGCGGCGAGGCCGGCCCGGTCCAACGCGTCCAGCAGGGCCAGGTACTCCGCCCGCACCGCGCTGGCCTGCTCAGCGGTGGTGGTGTCCTCACCGAGGTGGTCGATGCTGATCACCACACCGGTGCCGGTGAGCTCGGCGGCGGCGGTCAACGCCTCGTCGATGGTGGTGCCGCCGACGAATCGGCGTACCACGTCACGGCTGACCGGGGCGGCGGCGACCAGCCGTTCGATCGTGGTCGACCGGGACGCGGCGAGGATGACCGAGCGAAGCATAGGGCGAGCGTATCGCCCTTGACCACGACCGGCCCGGCCAGTGGCCGAGGTCCGGCGACGGCCGAGGTCCGGCGACGGCCGAGGTCCGGCCGGTGGCCGAGGTCCGGCGACGCCGGGCGTGCGTCGGTGAGCTACAACAGTGCTGTGGACAAGATCTCCCCGCGTCGGCTCCGGTCGACCAGTGTCCAGCTCGGTGCGCTGACCGCGCTGGCGCTCTCCCTCTCCGGCTGCAACCTGGTCCCGGACGACGACTGCGATGACGACCGGTCGATGGGTGCCGGCTCCGGCGGCGGCACGACGGTGCTGGCGATGGCTGCCGGCGGCGCCGGGGCGGTCGTCGCCCGTACCGCGCCGGAAGCTCCGGCCCGGACCGCCGTGGCCCTGCCCGACCGAGGCGGGTTCGGCACCCACCTCGCCTCCTGCGGCGGCTGAGCATGCGGCGCGAAACCTGCCGGCCCCGGCCGGACTGGGACGCGACGGTACGGCAGCAGGGTCTGGTGTACGCCGACACCGAGCTGCCCAACGGCT includes:
- a CDS encoding NAD-dependent epimerase/dehydratase family protein, with amino-acid sequence MVRSPTVVVTGTSRFIGARVAGRLAADPRVGRVVGLDTATPAPDFADLLRDVDQVRADAGAASGIIADLDASAVVHLAVVSGPDQQYGGRAAMKEQNVIGTMQLLAACQRASGLRKLVVRSSTAAYGASFRDPAVFTEDTEPREVPRGGFARDILDIEAYVRGFRRRRPDVTATVLRFAPFIGSTAETSLTRYFAQPLVPTVFGRDPRLQFVHVDDALEVLHRAVVEDRPGTFNVAGPGVLTLSQAIRRAGRVAVPVLEPGLSGAAGVTRAFGVGRYGFDQIDLFVHGRVVDTSRLIREFGFEPRSTQAAFDDFLRAHSDGALLASDRLAAAEQAILDGIRRVRAGHAGDQRELA
- a CDS encoding proline dehydrogenase family protein, which produces MLRSVILAASRSTTIERLVAAAPVSRDVVRRFVGGTTIDEALTAAAELTGTGVVISIDHLGEDTTTAEQASAVRAEYLALLDALDRAGLAAGTDVSVKLSALGQRFDEPAATGHARAICAAAAAVGGTVTLDMEDHTTTDSTLDILQTLRADHPSTGAVLQAYLRRTEADCRELATAGSRVRLCKGAYAEPESVAYQSAIDVDKSFVRCLNILFSGAGYPMLATHDPRLIAIAEDRARWFDRAPEEFEFQMLYGVRPAEQARLAGEGYTMRVYLPYGTDWYGYLMRRLAERPANVAFLGRALRSRD
- a CDS encoding helix-turn-helix domain-containing protein — its product is MAGSPQSEDRLSEVKFLTVAEVARVMRVSKMTVYRLVHSGELSAVRVGRSFRVPEHAVHEYLRGAFRETA
- a CDS encoding lysophospholipid acyltransferase family protein; amino-acid sequence: MTVPDRPGDVWDQRVAAGLAFLRRRLAGEYEVDEFGFDPDLTEGVFLPVLRALYREWFRTEVSGVEHLPVDGAGLVVGNHSGTVALDAAVLTAILHDEHPRHRHLRLLSADLVFRLPFLSELTRKFGGTVACNPDAERLLGGGELVGVFPEGFKGVGKPYSQRYKLQRFGRGGFVSAAIRTGSPIVPVAIVGAEETYPMLANIAPLARMLGLPYFPVTPTFPWLGPLGLVPLPSKWLIEFCPPIPTTQFADHADDPLVVFNLADQVRETIQQALHRLLDRRPDPFGR
- a CDS encoding 30S ribosomal protein bS22; protein product: MGSVVKKRRKRMAKKKHRKLLRKTRVQRRRLGK